A section of the Candidatus Thermodiscus eudorianus genome encodes:
- a CDS encoding NAD-dependent epimerase/dehydratase family protein — protein sequence MLVLGGCRFIGYDAARTLAERGYRVSVLDDRRCPGPVEGLEVHRAGPASVGLLDYVRGVDVVVNAYEFEGVNEARMRTGDAYRANVELAYRIHEAVIGSSVEKVIHLSTAAVYGEAEHTPIPESHRTLPVNWYGASRLAGETIIYSLYTERRVPVVVLRVFNVYGPGEWLRNNPGVVYEFITAALGGGYIRLEGGGGQVRDFVHVIDVVRAVEESMDLAPGVYNVGSGKGVSIRDLADLIVRIHGEPVEVVIANPRPGDVLRSIADIAKITGASRWRPLVPLEYGLEKLYQLYREKLSTAAR from the coding sequence GTGCTTGTATTGGGTGGGTGCCGGTTCATAGGATACGATGCTGCTCGAACCCTCGCGGAGAGGGGTTATCGCGTGTCCGTCCTCGACGATAGGAGGTGTCCTGGGCCCGTTGAGGGGTTAGAGGTCCATAGGGCCGGGCCGGCTAGCGTGGGTTTACTGGACTATGTTAGGGGTGTCGATGTCGTCGTAAACGCCTATGAGTTCGAGGGCGTGAACGAGGCTAGGATGAGGACCGGCGATGCGTATAGGGCTAACGTCGAGCTCGCCTACAGGATACACGAGGCCGTGATCGGCTCCAGCGTCGAGAAGGTTATACACCTATCCACGGCCGCCGTCTATGGCGAGGCGGAGCACACGCCAATACCCGAGAGCCATAGGACCCTCCCCGTCAACTGGTATGGTGCTAGCAGGCTCGCAGGGGAGACTATAATATACTCGCTCTACACCGAGAGGCGAGTCCCCGTCGTCGTACTGAGGGTGTTCAACGTCTACGGGCCCGGGGAGTGGCTGCGAAATAATCCAGGTGTCGTGTATGAGTTCATAACAGCGGCCCTGGGGGGAGGCTATATTAGATTGGAGGGTGGTGGGGGCCAGGTGAGGGATTTCGTGCACGTGATAGACGTCGTGAGGGCTGTCGAGGAGTCTATGGACCTGGCCCCGGGAGTCTATAACGTGGGGTCGGGGAAGGGCGTGTCCATAAGGGACCTCGCCGACCTCATAGTCAGGATACATGGGGAGCCTGTCGAGGTCGTCATAGCGAACCCGAGGCCCGGCGACGTCTTGAGAAGCATCGCTGATATAGCTAAGATAACGGGAGCCTCCAGGTGGAGACCCCTCGTACCACTAGAGTATGGGCTTGAGAAGCTATACCAGCTATACAGGGAGAAGCTATCCACGGCGGCCCGATAG
- a CDS encoding metallopeptidase has product MPRVRYERADDVCEAIKLILSMGLLPHIDPSRIHCVRSRGSSTRVVARIYGLPRPWIVAGLEPGYVIEVVSERFDSLDCRGKLKTLLHELLHIPKTFSGALRPHGRYVNSRVVGALYRRVRGLEGEVCRALSGRRG; this is encoded by the coding sequence GTGCCTAGGGTACGCTACGAGAGGGCCGACGACGTCTGCGAGGCCATTAAACTCATACTATCAATGGGGCTACTCCCACACATAGACCCGTCTAGGATCCACTGCGTGAGGAGTAGAGGCTCCTCCACGAGGGTGGTGGCCAGGATCTACGGGTTGCCGAGGCCCTGGATTGTCGCGGGCCTAGAGCCCGGGTATGTGATAGAGGTGGTCTCGGAGAGGTTTGATAGCCTCGACTGCCGTGGGAAGCTGAAGACGCTGCTGCACGAGTTGCTGCACATACCCAAGACCTTCTCCGGGGCGTTGAGGCCCCATGGGAGGTATGTGAACAGCCGGGTCGTCGGCGCCTTGTATAGGAGGGTTAGGGGCCTGGAGGGAGAGGTCTGCCGGGCCCTATCGGGCCGCCGTGGATAG
- a CDS encoding S-methyl-5'-thioadenosine phosphorylase has protein sequence MAYVSGTIVRPEGARALVGIIGGSGLYDPGIVEDPVEVRVYTPYGEPSDFITVGKVSGVPVAFLPRHGRGHRIPPHMINYRANIWALKSLGVKWIVSVSAVGSLRMDYRPGDFVVPDQFIDMTKSRKYTFFDGPVTAHVSMADPFCEDLRKEIVETTRSLGYPVHDKGTYVCIEGPRFSTRAESRVWKDVFKADIIGMTLVPEVNLACEAQICYATLAMVTDYDVWADHPVTAEEVERIMKQNVSRAREILYKLIPRLGRDPRREECSCCRALDIALV, from the coding sequence ATGGCCTATGTCTCTGGGACTATAGTGAGGCCCGAGGGGGCTAGGGCCCTCGTGGGTATAATCGGTGGCAGCGGGTTATATGATCCTGGCATTGTGGAGGATCCCGTTGAGGTCCGCGTCTACACGCCCTATGGCGAGCCGAGCGACTTCATAACCGTGGGCAAGGTATCCGGTGTGCCGGTGGCCTTCCTGCCCAGGCATGGCAGGGGGCATAGGATCCCGCCCCACATGATAAACTACAGGGCCAACATATGGGCTTTGAAGAGCCTCGGGGTAAAGTGGATTGTGAGCGTGTCGGCGGTGGGCAGCCTGAGGATGGACTATAGGCCCGGCGACTTTGTTGTCCCGGACCAGTTCATCGACATGACCAAGTCGAGGAAGTACACGTTCTTCGACGGGCCCGTGACTGCCCACGTGAGCATGGCGGACCCCTTCTGCGAAGACCTAAGGAAGGAGATTGTAGAGACTACACGGAGCCTAGGCTACCCGGTCCACGACAAGGGGACCTACGTCTGCATAGAGGGCCCCCGGTTCTCGACTAGGGCCGAGAGCAGGGTGTGGAAGGACGTGTTCAAAGCCGACATAATAGGCATGACACTCGTCCCCGAGGTGAACCTGGCCTGCGAGGCCCAGATATGCTACGCCACCCTAGCCATGGTGACCGACTACGACGTGTGGGCCGACCACCCGGTCACGGCCGAGGAGGTCGAGAGGATAATGAAGCAGAACGTATCCAGGGCCAGGGAAATCCTCTACAAGCTAATACCAAGGCTCGGGAGGGACCCCCGCCGGGAGGAATGTAGCTGTTGCAGGGCGCTCGACATTGCACTCGTCTAA